The Mercurialis annua linkage group LG2, ddMerAnnu1.2, whole genome shotgun sequence genome contains a region encoding:
- the LOC126667113 gene encoding DNA repair protein XRCC3 homolog — MTLTPEDLLNHPIPALKLTLGCPILDCSLNGGVPCNSITEIVAESGTGKTQLFLQLSLNAQLPLSLGGLSASSLYIHTEFPFPFRRLHQLSDSFQSRHSQIFTNNNVNPCDNIFVESVQSADQLFDIMPKIEYFLLNSKLKLPVRLIVIDSIAALFRSEFENTGSDLKRRSSLFFKVTGKLKVLARRFNLAVVVSNQVVDYMGSGDGVNGVRIGNLSSLCSSGRRVCPALGLAWANCVNSRLFLSRQENGEGNGGERRLHVVFAPHLPYSSCEFVIKREGVFGIQR, encoded by the coding sequence ATGACATTGACACCTGAAGATCTGCTGAACCACCCCATCCCCGCCCTAAAATTGACCCTCGGTTGCCCCATCCTAGACTGCTCTCTCAACGGCGGCGTCCCATGCAATTCAATAACCGAAATAGTTGCCGAAAGCGGCACCGGCAAGACCCAACTCTTCCTCCAACTCTCCCTTAACGCCCAGCTCCCACTCTCTCTCGGCGGCCTCTCCGCCTCCTCTCTTTACATCCACACCgaattcccattcccattccgcCGCTTGCACCAACTCTCCGATTCATTTCAGTCTCGACACAGTCAAATATTTACCAATAATAACGTTAATCCGTGTGATAATATATTTGTAGAAAGTGTACAGTCTGCCGACCAACTGTTCGATATAATGCCTAAGATagaatattttttgttaaattcgAAACTGAAGCTTCCTGTTAGGTTAATTGTGATTGATTCTATTGCAGCTCTTTTTAGGTCCGAGTTTGAGAACACGGGAAGCGATTTAAAGAGGCGATCGTCCTTGTTTTTCAAGGTTACGGGGAAGTTAAAGGTATTGGCAAGGCGGTTTAATTTGGCTGTTGTTGTGAGTAATCAAGTGGTGGATTATATGGGCTCTGGTGATGGAGTAAATGGTGTGAGGATTGGTAATTTGAGCAGCTTGTGTTCCTCCGGAAGAAGGGTTTGTCCGGCATTGGGGTTAGCATGGGCTAATTGTGTGAATTCGAGGCTTTTCTTGTCGAGGCAGGAGAATGGCGAAGGGAATGGAGGCGAAAGGCGGCTTCATGTCGTCTTTGCGCCTCATTTACCCTATTCGTCATGCGAATTTGTTATTAAAAGAGAAGGGGTTTTTGGAATTCAAAGATAA
- the LOC126669735 gene encoding uncharacterized protein LOC126669735: MMVANTFDLWQKDTFFSAAEEVQESADLMQSAYRMWIREKKEGSKLEDLDELSRELQTTLGTAKWQMEEFERAVRLSHGHYRDDITASRHKQFVAAIESQISHVEAELRKAFIQEGKQPLQWVDLNKEECDDLALFLSGTPQTIKCVKDDPSVVRPSAKSPTTENCHTRKDADQFRNASSSESIYSQKGVSDGTSKKNDEVVIDVEERETSRTRESIICQADKTSGTRRTWSSPNVGALKVVIADEDEHRDKSPRVDATPKEKGSKPLFWKQRCGELSRVNQFFGQAGGFQRQLQAPLPLRFSCSIQLTLALMLSIFLIVPFLVYSA; the protein is encoded by the exons ATGATGGTAGCCAACACTTTCGATCTATGGCAGAAGGATACTTTCTTTTCTGCTGCTGAAGAAGTTCAAGAATCTGCTGACCT AATGCAATCGGCGTATAGGATGTGGATAAGGGAGAAGAAGGAGGGATCAAAACTAGAGGATCTAGATGAACTTTCTAGGGAGCTTCAAACTACGTTGGGTACGGCAAAATGGCAG ATGGAGGAGTTTGAGAGGGCTGTCAGGTTGAGCCATGGGCATTATCGTGATGATATTACAGCATCTAGGCATAAACAGTTTGTCGCAGCTATTGAAAGTCAGATATCACATGTTGAAGCAGAGTTAAGGAAAGCTTTTATTCAGGAAGGAAAGCAACCTCTTCAATGGGTCGATCTCAATAAAGAAGAATGTGATGATTTGGCATTATTTCTCTCCGGAACTCCCCAAACTATAAAATGTGTGAAAGATGATCCCAGTGTAGTAAGACCTTCCGCTAAGAGTCCTACTACGGAAAATTGTCATACAAGAAAAGATGCAGACCAATTTCGTAATGCCTCCTCTAGTGAAAGTATTTACAGTCAAAAAGGTGTTAGTGACGGTACGagtaaaaaaaatgatgaagtTGTTATAGATGTTGAAGAGAGAGAAACTTCAAGAACACGGGAAAGTATAATTTGTCAAGCTGATAAAACATCTGGTACAAGAAGGACATGGAGTTCACCAAATGTTGGTGCTTTGAAGGTTGTGATTGCCGATGAAGATGAACATAGGGATAAATCACCAAGAGTTGATGCCACGCCAAAGGAAAAAGGGTCCAAGCCTCTCTTTTGGAAGCAAAGATGTGGAGAATTATCTCGAGTGAATCAG TTCTTTGGTCAGGCTGGTGGGTTCCAAAGGCAATTGCAAGCACCACTGCCCTTGCGGTTCAGTTGTTCTATCCAACTTACACTTGCTTTAATGCTAAGTATCTTTTTGATTG TGCCTTTTCTAGTTTATTCAGCTTGA
- the LOC126670340 gene encoding uncharacterized protein LOC126670340 isoform X2, translated as MEHSKLYSSNKIIEKDDGFIFALQLSQDDPFFEKKKNLLHNKGFDIKEQVHLQGSSCPDSVATTLEKILQIARITHLDEVEIYFGENDECSSMEYFSPRNEVEALSSALSLVNEMLSSKKNKELGVLLELRDAVLSRIEDSVENYRLETRIESSCSCDRENDLVEWGQRNGVKSRLEIVYIEGAGRGAIVTEDLKVGDIALEIPVSIIISEELVRPCDMYHILEKIDGISSETMLLLWSMKERHNCNSKFKIYFDTLPKEFNTGLSFGVDAIMALEGTLLLEEILQAKEHLRVQYDELVPALYNNYPDIFPPELYTWEHFLWACELWYSNSMKVKFLDGKLRTCLIPIAGFLNHSVHPHITHYGKVDYKMNTLKFPLSKPCRIGEQCCLSYGNLSSSHLVTFYGFIPQGDNPYDVIPLDIDAGEADSTEDCSSTPQMIRGTWLSKNHSIFYYGLPIPLLNFLRRARVPTPYVKTMTESNLEIEIEILEDLQSTFSNMMENLGDVDLVDRENINRDVKLALEFKDLQRRIVSSILTSCDVGLKLVQKELLKCSTTKE; from the exons ATGGAACATTCTAAG CTCTATTCATCAAACAAGATCATAGAGAAAGATGATGGCTTTATATTTGCTCTTCAACTCTCTCAAGATGATCCCTTTTTTGAGAAAAAGAAG AATTTACTGCATAACAAGGGTTTTGATATCAAGGAACAAGTACATCTTCAAGGCTCGTCTTGTCCCGATTCAGTTGCCACCACTTTAGAAAAGATACTTCAAATAGCAAGGATCACACACTTAGATGAG GTAGAAATTTATTTTGGTGAAAATGATGAATGTTCATCAATGGAATACTTTAGTCCCAGGAATGAAGTGGAAGCTCTCAGTTCAGCCCTATCACTTGTTAACGAAATGCTCTCTAGTAAAAAGAACAAAGAACTTGGTGTCTTGCTAGAATTGCGAGATGCAGTTCTTAGTAGGATTGAAGATTCAGTGGAGAATTACAGATTGGAAACTAGGATAGAAAGTAGCTGTAGTTGTGACAGAGAAAATGATTTAGTGGAATGGGGTCAAAGAAATGGAGTGAAATCAAGATTGGAGATAGTCT ATATTGAAGGTGCTGGTAGAGGAGCCATTGTAACAGAAGATCTGAAAGTTGGGGATATTGCTTTGGAGATCCCTGTGTCTATTATTATATCTGAGGAGCTTGTGCGCCCCTGCGATATG TATCACATATTGGAGAAGATTGATGGGATTTCCTCTGAGACTATGTTGTTACTATGGAGTATGAAGGAGAGACATAACTGTAATTCAAAGTTCAAGATTTATTTTGATACTCTACCGAAGGAATTTAATACAG gtCTGAGCTTTGGAGTTGATGCGATTATGGCTTTGGAGGGAACCTTGCTGTTAGAGGAGATTTTGCAGGCAAAAGAG CACTTGCGCGTCCAGTATGATGAGTTAGTTCCTGCACTATACAATAATTACCCTGATATATTTCCACCAGAGCTCTATACATGGGAGCACTTCTTATGGGCTTGCGAACTCTGGTACTCTAATAGCATGAAAGTTAAGTTTCTTGACGGAAAGCTGAGAACTTGTTTGATTCCTATTGCTGGCTTTCTTAATCATTCG GTCCACCCGCATATCACTCACTATGGAAAAGTAGATTATAAGATGAATACATTGAAGTTTCCACTATCAAAGCCTTGCCGCATTGGGGAACAATGCTGTCTGAGCTATGGGAACCTCTCTAGTTCACATCTAGTTACATTCTATGGTTTTATACCACAAGGAGACAACCCATATGATGTAATTCCATTGG ATATTGATGCTGGTGAGGCTGATTCTACTGAGGATTGCAGCTCGACTCCGCAAATGATCCGGGGTACTTGGCTCTCCAAGAACCATAGCATATTCTATTATGGCTTGCCAATTCCCTTACTAAATTTTCTTCGGAGAGCTCGAGTTCCTACGCCATACGTTAAGACCATG ACGGAATCAAACTTGgagattgaaattgaaatctTGGAAGATCTGCAGTCAACTTTCAGTAACATGATGGAAAATCTTGGCGATGTAGACCTTGTTGACAG AGAAAACATTAACCGGGACGTTAAGCTGGCGTTGGAATTTAAAGATCTGCAAAGAAGGATCGTCTCCTCAATCTTAACTTCATGCGATGTTGGGCTCAAGTTGGTGCAAAAGGAATTGCTCAAGTGCAGTACTACCAAGGAGTAA
- the LOC126670340 gene encoding uncharacterized protein LOC126670340 isoform X1 — MEHSKLYSSNKIIEKDDGFIFALQLSQDDPFFEKKKNLLHNKGFDIKEQVHLQGSSCPDSVATTLEKILQIARITHLDEVEIYFGENDECSSMEYFSPRNEVEALSSALSLVNEMLSSKKNKELGVLLELRDAVLSRIEDSVENYRLETRIESSCSCDRENDLVEWGQRNGVKSRLEIVYIEGAGRGAIVTEDLKVGDIALEIPVSIIISEELVRPCDMYHILEKIDGISSETMLLLWSMKERHNCNSKFKIYFDTLPKEFNTGLSFGVDAIMALEGTLLLEEILQAKEHLRVQYDELVPALYNNYPDIFPPELYTWEHFLWACELWYSNSMKVKFLDGKLRTCLIPIAGFLNHSVHPHITHYGKVDYKMNTLKFPLSKPCRIGEQCCLSYGNLSSSHLVTFYGFIPQGDNPYDVIPLDIDAGEADSTEDCSSTPQMIRGTWLSKNHSIFYYGLPIPLLNFLRRARVPTPYVKTMTESNLEIEIEILEDLQSTFSNMMENLGDVDLVDSRENINRDVKLALEFKDLQRRIVSSILTSCDVGLKLVQKELLKCSTTKE, encoded by the exons ATGGAACATTCTAAG CTCTATTCATCAAACAAGATCATAGAGAAAGATGATGGCTTTATATTTGCTCTTCAACTCTCTCAAGATGATCCCTTTTTTGAGAAAAAGAAG AATTTACTGCATAACAAGGGTTTTGATATCAAGGAACAAGTACATCTTCAAGGCTCGTCTTGTCCCGATTCAGTTGCCACCACTTTAGAAAAGATACTTCAAATAGCAAGGATCACACACTTAGATGAG GTAGAAATTTATTTTGGTGAAAATGATGAATGTTCATCAATGGAATACTTTAGTCCCAGGAATGAAGTGGAAGCTCTCAGTTCAGCCCTATCACTTGTTAACGAAATGCTCTCTAGTAAAAAGAACAAAGAACTTGGTGTCTTGCTAGAATTGCGAGATGCAGTTCTTAGTAGGATTGAAGATTCAGTGGAGAATTACAGATTGGAAACTAGGATAGAAAGTAGCTGTAGTTGTGACAGAGAAAATGATTTAGTGGAATGGGGTCAAAGAAATGGAGTGAAATCAAGATTGGAGATAGTCT ATATTGAAGGTGCTGGTAGAGGAGCCATTGTAACAGAAGATCTGAAAGTTGGGGATATTGCTTTGGAGATCCCTGTGTCTATTATTATATCTGAGGAGCTTGTGCGCCCCTGCGATATG TATCACATATTGGAGAAGATTGATGGGATTTCCTCTGAGACTATGTTGTTACTATGGAGTATGAAGGAGAGACATAACTGTAATTCAAAGTTCAAGATTTATTTTGATACTCTACCGAAGGAATTTAATACAG gtCTGAGCTTTGGAGTTGATGCGATTATGGCTTTGGAGGGAACCTTGCTGTTAGAGGAGATTTTGCAGGCAAAAGAG CACTTGCGCGTCCAGTATGATGAGTTAGTTCCTGCACTATACAATAATTACCCTGATATATTTCCACCAGAGCTCTATACATGGGAGCACTTCTTATGGGCTTGCGAACTCTGGTACTCTAATAGCATGAAAGTTAAGTTTCTTGACGGAAAGCTGAGAACTTGTTTGATTCCTATTGCTGGCTTTCTTAATCATTCG GTCCACCCGCATATCACTCACTATGGAAAAGTAGATTATAAGATGAATACATTGAAGTTTCCACTATCAAAGCCTTGCCGCATTGGGGAACAATGCTGTCTGAGCTATGGGAACCTCTCTAGTTCACATCTAGTTACATTCTATGGTTTTATACCACAAGGAGACAACCCATATGATGTAATTCCATTGG ATATTGATGCTGGTGAGGCTGATTCTACTGAGGATTGCAGCTCGACTCCGCAAATGATCCGGGGTACTTGGCTCTCCAAGAACCATAGCATATTCTATTATGGCTTGCCAATTCCCTTACTAAATTTTCTTCGGAGAGCTCGAGTTCCTACGCCATACGTTAAGACCATG ACGGAATCAAACTTGgagattgaaattgaaatctTGGAAGATCTGCAGTCAACTTTCAGTAACATGATGGAAAATCTTGGCGATGTAGACCTTGTTGACAG CAGAGAAAACATTAACCGGGACGTTAAGCTGGCGTTGGAATTTAAAGATCTGCAAAGAAGGATCGTCTCCTCAATCTTAACTTCATGCGATGTTGGGCTCAAGTTGGTGCAAAAGGAATTGCTCAAGTGCAGTACTACCAAGGAGTAA